In Janibacter cremeus, a genomic segment contains:
- a CDS encoding glycosyltransferase family 4 protein has protein sequence MRIGFISHWYDPEGGAAAGPGTIARALAERGHDVQVVTGFPIYPEGRVFPEYSLKAYQREQIRGVTVHRFPIYPSHDAHAAHRMLNYTSFATSGAIGALAVLKGTDVNFVYSTPATAAIPALTTQVMRKTPFVAQIQDLWPQTVTASGFVDESQGRYLERILHTFCDKVYGRATSIAVTSSSMIDLIAERGIPRAKLHFVPNWAEEASFRPVPRDPQLAADLGLNRSFTVMYAGNLGEMQNLEHLVSAAERVRDLTDLQIAFVGSGVMESSLRATVDEKELDNVRFVPPQPFSQMSQILALGDAQVVTLKDVPLYRSTLPSKLQANLAAGRPIIGAVAGDAARVISQSGAGRTAPPGDADLLAHAIRELHAMPQAERNALGGAARNHYLHNFSEQLIADRLEELLVAAAQRRGK, from the coding sequence ATGAGGATAGGATTCATTAGTCACTGGTACGACCCAGAAGGCGGTGCTGCAGCGGGTCCGGGCACGATCGCCCGAGCGCTCGCGGAGCGAGGACATGACGTCCAGGTTGTGACCGGATTCCCGATATACCCAGAAGGTCGCGTTTTCCCTGAGTATTCCTTGAAGGCGTACCAGCGCGAGCAAATTCGCGGAGTCACCGTTCACAGATTCCCGATCTACCCCAGTCACGACGCACATGCAGCACATCGAATGCTCAACTACACCAGTTTCGCAACTTCTGGGGCCATCGGCGCACTGGCCGTCCTCAAAGGTACCGACGTGAATTTTGTGTACTCGACACCGGCGACGGCTGCAATTCCTGCTCTCACCACCCAAGTGATGCGCAAAACCCCCTTCGTTGCTCAGATTCAGGACCTGTGGCCCCAGACAGTCACCGCTAGTGGATTCGTCGATGAAAGTCAAGGAAGATATCTCGAGCGAATCCTCCATACCTTCTGTGACAAAGTGTATGGGCGAGCTACCTCGATTGCGGTCACCTCTTCGAGTATGATCGACCTCATCGCTGAGCGAGGCATTCCGCGGGCCAAACTCCATTTTGTGCCCAATTGGGCCGAAGAAGCGTCTTTCCGGCCAGTGCCCCGCGACCCTCAATTGGCTGCTGACCTCGGCCTGAACCGCTCTTTTACAGTGATGTACGCAGGCAATCTTGGCGAGATGCAGAACCTTGAACACCTCGTCTCCGCCGCGGAGCGCGTGCGAGACCTTACCGACCTGCAGATCGCATTCGTCGGCTCAGGCGTCATGGAGAGTTCCCTACGGGCAACTGTCGATGAAAAGGAGCTGGACAATGTCCGCTTCGTCCCACCCCAACCATTCTCACAGATGTCGCAGATCCTCGCTCTTGGCGATGCTCAGGTGGTGACACTCAAGGACGTTCCCCTGTACCGGAGCACTCTCCCTAGCAAACTGCAGGCTAACCTCGCTGCGGGTCGGCCTATCATCGGAGCCGTCGCGGGGGATGCCGCGCGAGTCATCAGCCAGAGTGGGGCGGGACGCACGGCGCCACCCGGGGACGCTGATTTGCTGGCCCACGCGATTCGTGAACTGCATGCCATGCCGCAGGCTGAGCGAAACGCCCTCGGCGGTGCCGCCAGAAACCACTACCTGCACAACTTCTCCGAGCAACTCATCGCTGACCGACTCGAAGAACTGCTAGTTGCCGCCGCTCAGAGGCGCGGCAAGTGA
- a CDS encoding NAD-dependent epimerase/dehydratase family protein, which translates to MSGVAVVGATGFVGDAVVERLRTRGVVAKSVRAPRISGTVGAPAPTEQEVDAVAAEIAPCTAVINAAGVADSLAGGIEHLDGANGLLPGLLARACNRLGVRLVHISSAAVQGRRPGLDSTLEYQPFSAYSRSKVMGEQAVLAVGDNVCVYRPPGVHARGRAVTCAVARLASSPLRSVASPGTDNAPQALLENVADAAVTLALYSGVVPRVVHHPAEGITTSGLLTALGSKPPHVVPRAAAQLVVAAAQNACRCSTGLAGQARRLEVLWLGQEQAHSWLTDIGWKPPVGTGGWGRMTIATNMDLEDA; encoded by the coding sequence GTGAGCGGCGTCGCAGTCGTCGGCGCGACTGGCTTCGTCGGCGATGCTGTTGTTGAACGTCTACGAACTCGTGGCGTCGTGGCGAAGTCGGTCAGGGCCCCGAGAATTTCAGGGACCGTCGGCGCTCCTGCACCCACTGAGCAGGAAGTTGATGCCGTCGCCGCAGAAATCGCCCCATGCACCGCTGTCATCAATGCCGCCGGGGTAGCAGATTCCCTCGCCGGTGGAATTGAACACCTGGACGGCGCAAATGGTCTACTTCCGGGACTACTCGCCCGAGCATGCAACAGGCTGGGCGTCCGCTTGGTCCACATCTCCAGCGCCGCGGTACAAGGACGGCGCCCCGGGCTCGACTCCACGCTCGAGTATCAGCCATTTTCGGCATACTCTCGATCAAAAGTGATGGGCGAGCAGGCTGTGTTGGCAGTTGGGGACAACGTCTGCGTGTACCGGCCACCAGGGGTGCACGCGCGTGGTCGAGCAGTCACCTGTGCGGTCGCCCGACTCGCATCCAGCCCTCTCAGATCGGTCGCCTCTCCCGGTACTGACAACGCGCCTCAAGCCCTGCTCGAGAACGTCGCTGATGCCGCCGTTACTCTTGCGTTGTACTCCGGCGTTGTTCCTCGCGTGGTCCATCACCCCGCCGAGGGGATCACTACGAGCGGCTTACTCACCGCGCTCGGAAGCAAGCCGCCACACGTGGTGCCCCGAGCTGCAGCACAACTAGTCGTCGCCGCAGCCCAGAATGCGTGTCGATGCTCAACGGGACTCGCGGGACAAGCGCGGCGTCTGGAGGTGCTCTGGCTCGGACAAGAACAAGCCCACAGCTGGTTAACCGATATCGGCTGGAAGCCGCCAGTGGGAACCGGAGGATGGGGAAGAATGACTATCGCGACGAACATGGACTTGGAGGATGCGTGA